A single genomic interval of Gossypium raimondii isolate GPD5lz chromosome 11, ASM2569854v1, whole genome shotgun sequence harbors:
- the LOC128034836 gene encoding uncharacterized protein LOC128034836 translates to MEFDGEIVKFNVYNAISHPSEAPELELEPVEQARKLDIQELEEIRNDAYENVHIYKDKTELFHDKRIAYKRFSVGQKVLLHNSVLKLFPGKLRSRWQEPFIVTKVFTHGAVKIESEESGRRFVVNGQQLKPFYKNFQAHTVKKIHLEPP, encoded by the exons ATGGAGTTTGATGGGGAGATCGTAAAGTTTAATGTCTACAACGCCATTAGCCATCCAAGCGAA GCACCAGAGTTGGAGTTAGAACCCGTAGAACAGGCAAGGAAATTAGACATCCAAGAGTTAGAAGAAATTCGCAATGATGCCTACGAGAATGTTCACATTTATAAAGACAAAACAGAGTTGTTTCACGATAAGAGAATAGCTTACAAGCGTTTTTCGGTAGGACAAAAAGTTTTACTTCATAACTCCGTGTTAAAGTTATTTCCAGGTAAGCTTCGATCACGATGGCAAGAACCTTTTATTGTTACTAAAGTGTTCACACATGGAGCGGTTAAAATAGAGAGTGAAGAATCTGGAAGGCGATTCGTAGTCAATGGCCAGCAGTTGAAGCCGttttataagaattttcaaGCCCACACGGTTAAGAAAATCCATTTGGAACCACCATAA
- the LOC105802947 gene encoding probable WRKY transcription factor 35 isoform X2 codes for MDDSVSPKLASDDSELNPTGTQASKRSRKVVEKIVVTVKVEENGGKLKSEGPPSDLWSWRKYGQKPIKGSPYPRGYYRCSTSKGCSAKKQVERCKTDASMLIITYTSSHNHPGPNLHCADLKQSPKEPETTHSDDDKPPTTTLKQLPEVSEKEPEEVKKEQNKTSSTDEDASEEQHFHYLQSPLSFPQNNIISPEDPFNGNLEKTHDTLGFLLDEEPLSCLHITTSSIPKSEENDFFDELEELPISSAFTSLMMRSKFWDEGIPVVPS; via the exons ATGGACGATTCTGTCTCTCCAAAATTGGCTTCAGATGATTCCGAACTCAACCCAACTGGTACTCAGGCATCCAAAAGAAG CAGGAAGGTGGTTGAGAAGATTGTTGTTACAGTGAAGGTAGAAGAAAATGGTGGAAAGCTAAAGAGCGAGGGGCCACCTTCTGATTTATGGTCCTGGAGAAAATATGGGCAGAAACCTATCAAAGGATCTCCTTATCCCAG AGGCTATTACAGGTGTAGCACATCAAAAGGTTGTTCAGCCAAAAAGCAAGTGGAAAGATGCAAAACAGATGCCTCGATGCTTATCATCACTTACACCTCTAGTCATAACCATCCAGGTCCTAATCTCCACTGCGCCGACCTAAAACAGTCCCCTAAAGAACCCGAAACCACCCATAGTGATGATGATAAGCCCCCAACTACTACGCTGAAGCAGCTCCCGGAGGTTTCAGAAAAAGAGCCAGAAGAAGTAAAAAAGGAGCAAAACAAAACGAGCAGTACAGATGAAGATGCAAGTGAAGAGCagcattttcactatttacaatCCCCATTAAGTTTTCCCCAGAATAACATCATTAGCCCTGAAGATCCCTTCAACGGGAATCTAGAGAAAACCCATGACACACTGGGGTTTCTGTTGGATGAAGAGCCACTGTCTTGCCTTCATATAACAACATCTTCAATACCAAAATCAGAAGAAAATGATTTCTTTGATGAGCTTGAAGAACTACCCATATCTTCAGCTTTCACAAGTTTGATGATGAGAAGCAAGTTTTGGGATGAAGGAATTCCTGTTGTCCCTTCTTGA
- the LOC105802947 gene encoding WRKY transcription factor 22 isoform X3, with amino-acid sequence MDDSVSPKLASDDSELNPTGTQASKRRKVVEKIVVTVKVEENGGKLKSEGPPSDLWSWRKYGQKPIKGSPYPRGYYRCSTSKGCSAKKQVERCKTDASMLIITYTSSHNHPGPNLHCADLKQSPKEPETTHSDDDKPPTTTLKQLPEVSEKEPEEVKKEQNKTSSTDEDASEEQHFHYLQSPLSFPQNNIISPEDPFNGNLEKTHDTLGFLLDEEPLSCLHITTSSIPKSEENDFFDELEELPISSAFTSLMMRSKFWDEGIPVVPS; translated from the exons ATGGACGATTCTGTCTCTCCAAAATTGGCTTCAGATGATTCCGAACTCAACCCAACTGGTACTCAGGCATCCAAAAGAAG GAAGGTGGTTGAGAAGATTGTTGTTACAGTGAAGGTAGAAGAAAATGGTGGAAAGCTAAAGAGCGAGGGGCCACCTTCTGATTTATGGTCCTGGAGAAAATATGGGCAGAAACCTATCAAAGGATCTCCTTATCCCAG AGGCTATTACAGGTGTAGCACATCAAAAGGTTGTTCAGCCAAAAAGCAAGTGGAAAGATGCAAAACAGATGCCTCGATGCTTATCATCACTTACACCTCTAGTCATAACCATCCAGGTCCTAATCTCCACTGCGCCGACCTAAAACAGTCCCCTAAAGAACCCGAAACCACCCATAGTGATGATGATAAGCCCCCAACTACTACGCTGAAGCAGCTCCCGGAGGTTTCAGAAAAAGAGCCAGAAGAAGTAAAAAAGGAGCAAAACAAAACGAGCAGTACAGATGAAGATGCAAGTGAAGAGCagcattttcactatttacaatCCCCATTAAGTTTTCCCCAGAATAACATCATTAGCCCTGAAGATCCCTTCAACGGGAATCTAGAGAAAACCCATGACACACTGGGGTTTCTGTTGGATGAAGAGCCACTGTCTTGCCTTCATATAACAACATCTTCAATACCAAAATCAGAAGAAAATGATTTCTTTGATGAGCTTGAAGAACTACCCATATCTTCAGCTTTCACAAGTTTGATGATGAGAAGCAAGTTTTGGGATGAAGGAATTCCTGTTGTCCCTTCTTGA
- the LOC105802947 gene encoding probable WRKY transcription factor 35 isoform X1 yields the protein MIPNSTQLVLRHPKEGITFLSLRYVVFSRKVVEKIVVTVKVEENGGKLKSEGPPSDLWSWRKYGQKPIKGSPYPRGYYRCSTSKGCSAKKQVERCKTDASMLIITYTSSHNHPGPNLHCADLKQSPKEPETTHSDDDKPPTTTLKQLPEVSEKEPEEVKKEQNKTSSTDEDASEEQHFHYLQSPLSFPQNNIISPEDPFNGNLEKTHDTLGFLLDEEPLSCLHITTSSIPKSEENDFFDELEELPISSAFTSLMMRSKFWDEGIPVVPS from the exons ATGATTCCGAACTCAACCCAACTGGTACTCAGGCATCCAAAAGAAG GGATAACATTTCTAAGTCTTAGATATGTTGTATTTAGCAGGAAGGTGGTTGAGAAGATTGTTGTTACAGTGAAGGTAGAAGAAAATGGTGGAAAGCTAAAGAGCGAGGGGCCACCTTCTGATTTATGGTCCTGGAGAAAATATGGGCAGAAACCTATCAAAGGATCTCCTTATCCCAG AGGCTATTACAGGTGTAGCACATCAAAAGGTTGTTCAGCCAAAAAGCAAGTGGAAAGATGCAAAACAGATGCCTCGATGCTTATCATCACTTACACCTCTAGTCATAACCATCCAGGTCCTAATCTCCACTGCGCCGACCTAAAACAGTCCCCTAAAGAACCCGAAACCACCCATAGTGATGATGATAAGCCCCCAACTACTACGCTGAAGCAGCTCCCGGAGGTTTCAGAAAAAGAGCCAGAAGAAGTAAAAAAGGAGCAAAACAAAACGAGCAGTACAGATGAAGATGCAAGTGAAGAGCagcattttcactatttacaatCCCCATTAAGTTTTCCCCAGAATAACATCATTAGCCCTGAAGATCCCTTCAACGGGAATCTAGAGAAAACCCATGACACACTGGGGTTTCTGTTGGATGAAGAGCCACTGTCTTGCCTTCATATAACAACATCTTCAATACCAAAATCAGAAGAAAATGATTTCTTTGATGAGCTTGAAGAACTACCCATATCTTCAGCTTTCACAAGTTTGATGATGAGAAGCAAGTTTTGGGATGAAGGAATTCCTGTTGTCCCTTCTTGA
- the LOC105802946 gene encoding ATP-dependent Clp protease proteolytic subunit 5, chloroplastic isoform X1, translating to MAHTCISTSASSLRLTSLPFSSKSSTNLDSHNLSLPFHPLPPRKLKKLFSNQKNARGSQPKAVYTGEFWAPEKSSRHGIWSIRDDLQIPSSPYFPAYAQGQGAPPMVQERFQSVITQLFQYRIIRCGGAVDDDMANIIVAQLLYLDAVDPEKDIVMYVNSPGGSVTAGMAIFDTMRHIRPDVSTVCVGLAASMGAFLLSAGTKGKRYSLPNSRIMIHQPLGGAQGGQTDIDIQANEMLHHKANLNGYLAYHTGQSLEKINQDTDRDFFMSAKEAKEYGLIDGVIMNPLKALQPLASTADSNE from the exons ATGGCGCACACGTGCATTTCGACATCGGCATCGTCTCTTCGGTTGACTAGCCTGCCCTTCTCTTCAAAATCAAGCACCAATCTTGACTCTCATAACTTATCTCTTCCTTTCCATCCCCTTCCTCCCAG GAAACTGAAGAAGCTATTTAGTAATCAAAAGAATGCGAGGGGTTCTCAGCCAAAGGCTGTCTACACAGGTGAGTTTTGGGCTCCAGAGAAAAGCTCTCGACATGGAATTTGGTCAATAAG GGATGATTTGCAAATCCCGTCGTCACCTTATTTCCCTGCATATGCACAAGGGCAGGGGGCCCCTCCAATGGTGCAAGAGCGATTTCAGAGTGTTATTACCCAGCTATTCCAATAT AGAATAATTCGCTGTGGTGGAGCTGTTGATGATGATATGGCAAACATTATTGTAGCTCAGCTTCTTTATCTTGATGCTGTTGATCCTGAGAAG GACATTGTCATGTATGTGAATTCCCCTGGAGGGTCAGTTACAGCTG GTATGGCCATATTTGACACTATGAGGCATATCCGGCCTGATGTCTCGACTGTGTGTGTCGGACTTGCTGCTAG CATGGGAGCTTTTCTTCTTAGTGCTGGAACTAAAG GAAAACGATACAGTTTACCTAATTCGAGGATAATGATACATCAGCCTCTTGGTGGAGCTCAAGGAGGTCAAACTGATATTGATATCCAG GCGAATGAAATGCTGCACCATAAGGCAAATTTAAACGGATATCTTGCTTACCACACTGGTCAAAGTTTGGAGAAGATTAACCAGGATACAGACCGTGATTTTTTCATGAGCGCAAAAGAAGCAAAGGAATATGGACTTATTGATGGTGTTATCATGAATCCTTTGAAAGCACTTCAGCCACTAGCTTCTACAGCTGATAGTAATGAATAG
- the LOC105802946 gene encoding ATP-dependent Clp protease proteolytic subunit 5, chloroplastic isoform X2, producing the protein MAHTCISTSASSLRLTSLPFSSKSSTNLDSHNLSLPFHPLPPRKLKKLFSNQKNARGSQPKAVYTGEFWAPEKSSRHGIWSIRDDLQIPSSPYFPAYAQGQGAPPMVQERFQSVITQLFQYRIIRCGGAVDDDMANIIVAQLLYLDAVDPEKDIVMYVNSPGGSVTAGMAIFDTMRHIRPDVSTVCVGLAASMGAFLLSAGTKGKRYSLPNSRIMIHQPLGGAQGGQTDIDIQHVASILFSCCTTP; encoded by the exons ATGGCGCACACGTGCATTTCGACATCGGCATCGTCTCTTCGGTTGACTAGCCTGCCCTTCTCTTCAAAATCAAGCACCAATCTTGACTCTCATAACTTATCTCTTCCTTTCCATCCCCTTCCTCCCAG GAAACTGAAGAAGCTATTTAGTAATCAAAAGAATGCGAGGGGTTCTCAGCCAAAGGCTGTCTACACAGGTGAGTTTTGGGCTCCAGAGAAAAGCTCTCGACATGGAATTTGGTCAATAAG GGATGATTTGCAAATCCCGTCGTCACCTTATTTCCCTGCATATGCACAAGGGCAGGGGGCCCCTCCAATGGTGCAAGAGCGATTTCAGAGTGTTATTACCCAGCTATTCCAATAT AGAATAATTCGCTGTGGTGGAGCTGTTGATGATGATATGGCAAACATTATTGTAGCTCAGCTTCTTTATCTTGATGCTGTTGATCCTGAGAAG GACATTGTCATGTATGTGAATTCCCCTGGAGGGTCAGTTACAGCTG GTATGGCCATATTTGACACTATGAGGCATATCCGGCCTGATGTCTCGACTGTGTGTGTCGGACTTGCTGCTAG CATGGGAGCTTTTCTTCTTAGTGCTGGAACTAAAG GAAAACGATACAGTTTACCTAATTCGAGGATAATGATACATCAGCCTCTTGGTGGAGCTCAAGGAGGTCAAACTGATATTGATATCCAG CATGTAGCTTCAATCTTGTTCAGTTGTTGTACAACACCCTGA
- the LOC105802945 gene encoding uncharacterized protein LOC105802945: MEVNHFILALISLSCLFSVSANAPPPLSNASSPASSELYDMIEVMSESPSPFAFDGTTLESIDDLLSILPGGVDPALQQICGNTDHPVECIIATMPFLDENAPIEPLSVLKAGIKAMDNQTKNALAEVTKLSMDPTTPKTIVPILQTCIDVYNSILNSDQKSLEAISNHNLVQLSTELGTNVENVLGCDNAFKQAKLESPMKDMDAMLASIISNTLTIGVDMVHF; this comes from the coding sequence ATGGAGGTCAACCATTTCATCCTCGCCCTTATCTCTCTCTCTTGTCTCTTCTCTGTCTCTGCTAATGCCCCTCCACCCCTTTCCAATGCTTCTAGCCCTGCTTCTTCAGAACTTTATGATATGATCGAGGTCATGTCTGAATCACCGTCACCATTTGCATTTGATGGTACAACATTGGAAAGCATTGATGATTTATTGAGCATACTACCTGGTGGTGTTGACCCTGCCCTTCAGCAAATCTGTGGGAACACCGATCACCCCGTCGAATGTATCATAGCAACTATGCCATTCCTAGATGAGAATGCTCCTATTGAGCCTCTTTCTGTCCTTAAAGCTGGGATTAAAGCAATGGATAACCAGACCAAAAATGCATTGGCGGAGGTTACAAAGCTTTCAATGGACCCCACTACCCCTAAAACTATTGTTCCCATCCTTCAAACATGCATTGATGTCTACAATAGCATTCTTAACAGTGATCAAAAATCCCTTGAAGCCATCTCCAACCATAACCTTGTTCAGTTGAGCACAGAGCTAGGCACCAATGTGGAAAATGTACTCGGTTGTGACAATGCTTTCAAACAGGCTAAGCTTGAATCTCCAATGAAGGACATGGATGCAATGCTTGCAAGTATCATTAGCAACACCTTGACCATTGGTGTCGACATGGTCCACTTTTAG